A genomic segment from Cygnus atratus isolate AKBS03 ecotype Queensland, Australia chromosome Z, CAtr_DNAZoo_HiC_assembly, whole genome shotgun sequence encodes:
- the LOC118257692 gene encoding myogenesis-regulating glycosidase-like → MESQITHRADKHGNAQKGDVKETHLPKSFVKQKPSKELRPMLGAVTLGLVLFIAAVVAWCYYTVSLRKAERLKTELMDLRADGFVIRNQHGEVVFRLAFRSGSLDLESCSKEGEILSCTRSDRGPLNFFIQTVKPKDTVMCYRVRWEELAAGPAVEHTMFWEDAHWYGGSEMSTQHWPIRLAGYQEPVPYVTSDVYSFRDSFGGILERYWLSSKAAAIKINDSVPFHLGFNATERTLFFQARYKDSPYKPPPGQQPFPELSYRVCVGSDVTSIHKYMVRRYFNKPSKIPAENAFRYPIWSTWALYKKDINQDKVLDFARNIKKYNFNCSHIEIDDMYTQAYGDFDFDPVKFPNVTEMFAKLREDGFKVTLWIHPFIHTDSSNFGVGIERQLFIKEPSGRLPAMVEWWNGIGAILDFTNPAARDWFQSHLRQLRHKYGISSFKFDAGETSYLPKQFSTFRPLSDPSIWSRRYTEMAIPFHELAEVRVGYQSQNISCFFRIIDRDSVWGYELGLKSLIPTVLTISMLGYPFVLPDMIGGNFLPNKTDGAVEIPDRELYVRWLELSAFMPSMQFSIPPWLYDKQVVEIAQKFTELHESLVAPLLLELAGEVTDTGDPIIRPIWWISPRDEATHRIDSQFLIGDTLMVAPVLEMGKQERDVYLPAGKWRSYKGELFEETPVLLTNYPVDLDEVAYFLWVS, encoded by the coding sequence ATGGAAAGTCAGATTACTCACAGGGCAGATAAACATGGAAACGCTCAAAAGGGAGACGTCAAAGAAACCCATTTGCCCAAAAGCTTCGTGAAGCAGAAGCCCTCCAAGGAGCTGAGGCCAATGCTGGGGGCCGTCACACTGGGCCTCGTCCTGTTCATCGCTGCGGTGGTGGCCTGGTGCTACTACACGGTGTCCCTGCGCAAGGCGGAGCGGCTCAAGACGGAGCTGATGGACCTGCGGGCGGACGGCTTCGTCATCAGGAACCAGCACGGGGAGGTGGTCTTCCGCCTGGCCTTCCGCTCGGGGAGCCTGGACCTGGAGTCGTGCTCGAAGGAGGGCGAGATCCTGAGCTGCACGCGGTCGGACCGCGGGCCGCTCAACTTCTTCATCCAGACGGTGAAGCCCAAGGACACGGTGATGTGCTACCGCGTGCGCTGGGAGGAGCTGGCGGCCGGCCCGGCGGTGGAGCACACCATGTTCTGGGAGGACGCCCACTGGTACGGGGGCTCGGAGATGAGCACGCAGCACTGGCCCATCCGCCTGGCCGGCTACCAGGAGCCCGTGCCCTACGTGACCAGCGACGTCTACTCCTTCCGCGACAGCTTTGGCGGCATCCTGGAGCGCTACTGGCTCTCCTCCAAAGCGGCGGCCATCAAGATCAACGACTCGGTGCCCTTCCACCTGGGCTTCAATGCCACCGAGCGCACCCTCTTCTTCCAGGCCCGCTACAAGGACTCGCCCTACAAGCCCCCACCGGGCCAGCAGCCCTTCCCCGAGCTGAGCTACCGCGTGTGCGTGGGCTCCGACGTCACCTCCATCCACAAGTACATGGTGCGCAGGTACTTCAACAAGCCCTCCAAGATCCCCGCCGAGAACGCCTTCCGCTACCCCATCTGGTCCACCTGGGCACTCTACAAAAAAGATATCAACCAGGATAAAGTCTTGGATTTTGCAAGAAACATAAAGAAGTACAATTTTAATTGCAGCCACATTGAAATTGATGACATGTACACACAGGCCTACGGGGACTTTGACTTTGACCCCGTCAAGTTCCCCAATGTAACGGAGATGTTTGCAAAACTGAGGGAAGATGGCTTTAAGGTCACCCTGTGGATTCACCCTTTCATACATACAGATTCCTCCAACTTTGGTGTGGGGATTGAGCGTCAGCTGTTCATCAAGGAGCCGTCGGGGCGGCTGCCGGCCATGGTGGAGTGGTGGAACGGCATCGGGGCCATCCTGGACTTCACCAACCCAGCAGCCCGGGACTGGTTCCAGAGCCACCTGCGCCAGCTCCGCCACAAGTACGGCATCTCCTCCTTCAAGTTTGATGCGGGTGAGACCAGCTACCTGCCCAAGCAGTTCAGCACCTTCCGGCCGCTCTCAGACCCCAGCATCTGGTCGCGGCGCTACACAGAGATGGCCATCCCCTTCCACGAGCTGGCCGAGGTGCGGGTGGGCTACCAGTCGCAGAACATCTCCTGCTTCTTCCGCATCATTGACCGTGACTCCGTGTGGGGCTATGAGCTCGGCCTCAAGTCCCTCATCCCCACGGTGCTCACCATCAGCATGCTGGGATACCCCTTTGTGCTGCCAGACATGATCGGAGGAAACTTCCTCCCCAACAAGACGGATGGTGCAGTTGAGATCCCGGACCGTGAGCTGTACGTGCGGTGGCTGGAGCTGTCGGCCTTCATGCCCTCCATGCAGTTCTCCATCCCACCCTGGCTCTACGACAAGCAGGTGGTGGAGATTGCGCAGAAGTTCACGGAACTCCACGAGTCGCTGgtggccccgctgctgctggagctggccgGGGAGGTCACCGACACGGGTGACCCCATCATCCGGCCCATCTGGTGGATCTCACCCCGCGATGAGGCCACCCACAGGATCGACTCGCAGTTCCTTATCGGGGACACCCTCATGGTGGCACCCGTCCTGGAGATGGGCAAGCAGGAGCGCGATGTCTACCTGCCGGCGGGCAAGTGGCGCAGCTACAAGGGGGAGTTGTTTGAGGAGACGCCCGTGCTGCTCACCAACTATCCCGTTGACTTGGACGAAGTCGCCTATTTCCTCTGGGTTTCGTAA